One Streptomyces dangxiongensis genomic window, CAGCCCGGACGCCGCGCGCCCGCACGCCACACCCACCCGCAGACCACCACGACCCGCACCACGGCCGCAAGCCACCACGACCCGCAAGCCACCACGACCGGTACGCCACCCCGGCCGGTACGCCACCCCGGCCGGTACGCCACCCCGGCCGGTACGCCACCCCATGGCACACATCACGCCACATACCTCACATGGGCCGAACTCCCGCTCATGCCGGCCGCATTACGGGGTACCGGGCTTGCGGTGCCCCGAAGCGTTCCGGAGGAGGAGCCAGCACGATGACCGTGACAACCCCGCAGCCGAGAACCACCATCCCCACCCCGTCCCACGCCACGTCCCTGCGCCCCCGCGTCAAGGACGTGACCGAGGACGCCGGCTGGCGGGAGCTGACCGAGGCGGTGCGTGAGGCGGGCCAGTACCCGACGAGGACGGAGGCGGACCACGTCACCCGTACCGTCCTCTCGGCCCTGGGCGGCCACGTCACCGGCGAGGAACGGGTGGCCCTGGCGCAGGCCCTCCCCCTGGAGGCGGGCCGGCTGATCGCCTCCCAGGTCCCCGAGGCCGAGCCCCTGGCGGCCCGTGAGTTCGTCGAGT contains:
- a CDS encoding DUF2267 domain-containing protein codes for the protein MTVTTPQPRTTIPTPSHATSLRPRVKDVTEDAGWRELTEAVREAGQYPTRTEADHVTRTVLSALGGHVTGEERVALAQALPLEAGRLIASQVPEAEPLAAREFVESVATRIEGSTPATARWDVSTVLSVLSDHVGEPLTTRVLSQLPPGYALLFGRADLAAAA